A single genomic interval of Hoplias malabaricus isolate fHopMal1 chromosome 7, fHopMal1.hap1, whole genome shotgun sequence harbors:
- the tagapb gene encoding T cell activation RhoGTPase activating protein b isoform X1, whose protein sequence is MKVLSTTTTTNKTLTGGGMDSVIELHLNGNKVSALPKELCKQEQNMENCSTTDVEGTVGPKRGLFSFRLKRSATHTGLSTRSEIRKNQLFGQPLPTDGTLPKPIMELLVLLWRKGPSTEWVFRKPCNSKNLSTVRDQLDSGAEVDMDALPVALLVGLLKTFLRELPGSLLMAECYDEWMEALEKKDSEEKQNELRRMAAKLPEANGLVLQYLLCLLHQITQRSDSNNMHANNLAICIAPTLLQDKSQALDVNKVEKVTALTQFLIENCCELFGEKILTLLWDPEEELGDNSDSMSSHQHDSAYDSTDPDGDGESGEVLVMREVEEDGALGNSQVRIECTPVPSCSSDAIFQTFTKTINRRCSEPSIFPSAAIQSLRGLARSQDDCSSAREKFEDQPLKKQISDDSFLHPHSCHRPLNRKLAGSLNMDSSASAPISKACSCSSSCSLESAASNVSETSVFMVASSPVPSPGSARKNHTISKPRADAVKADLDLRRQSFPFKRAKSLGSFSTTRGSCKKADSQKDPAFSCETLQEDSQNETACDEPMRRQRPLSAIEVFQHVDSRIPNCPPTYEQAILSGAMPAPPQYRKMTVCEARKSRPISMNDCILDSYPSVQLMDLESAGLSDVSVNQQGSFRQRAMSESVARTRIEKVSRRCSQPVFEEFSYAKESYV, encoded by the exons ATGAAGGTCCtgagcaccaccaccaccact AATAAAACTCTAACTGGAGGTGGAATGGACTCTGTCATTGAGTTGCATCTTAAT GGCAACAAAGTGTCAGCGCTGCCAAAGGAGCTCTGCAAACAGGAGCAGAACATGGAGAACTGCAGCACCA CAGATGTTGAAGGCACTGTTGGGCCTAAAAGAGGTTTATTTTCCTTCAGACTGAAGCGGAGCGCCACTCACACTGGCCTCTCCACTCGCTCAGAGATCAGGAAAAACCAATTGTTCGGACAGCCACTGCCTACCGACGGCACCCTGCCCAAACCGATCATG GAGCTGCTGGtgctgctgtggaggaagggtcCATCCACTGAGTGGGTTTTCAGAAAACCCTGTAACAGTAAGAACCTCAGTACTGTCCGAGATCAGCTGGACTCCGGTGCTGAAGTGGACATGGATGCTCTGCCTGTGGCTCTTCTGGTGGGACTCTTAAAG ACTTTCCTGAGGGAGCTTCCAGGGAGTCTGCTGATGGCAGAGTGTTATGACGAGTGGATGGAGGCTCTGGAGAAAAAGGATTCAGAGGAGAAGCAGAATGAGCTGAGGAG AATGGCTGCAAAACTGCCTGAAGCCAATGGCCTTGTGCTGCAGTATCTGCTCTGTCTGCTCCACCAAATCACTCAGCGATCAGATAGTAACAATATGCACGCCAATAACCTAGCGATTTGCATTGCACCAACGCTTCTTCAGGACAAAAGCCAGGCCCTGGATGTCAACAAAGTGGAAAAG GTGACAGCCCTAACCCAGTTCCTTATTGAAAACTGCTGTGAACTCTTTGGAGAAAAGATCCTGACTCTGCTCTGGGACCCGGAGGAGGAGCTGGGAGATAACTCAG ACTCCATGTCGTCGCACCAACATGACTCAGCGTATGACAGCACAGACCCTGACGGAGACGGAGAGAGTGGAGAAGTACTGGTGATGcgggaggtggaggaggatggAGCTCTGGGAAACAGCCAGGTCAGGATCGAGTGTACCCCGGTTCCCTCCTGCTCCTCAGATGCCATTTTCCAGACGTTCACCAAAACCATCAACCGGCGCTGCTCTGAGCCCAGCATTTTCCCCTCAGCAGCTATCCAGAGCCTTCGGGGTCTGGCACGGAGTCAAGACGATTGTTCCTCAGCCAGAGAGAAGTTTGAAGATCAGCCGCTGAAGAAGCAAATCTCAGATGACTCCTTCCTACACCCACACAGTTGCCACAGGCCACTGAACCGGAAACTGGCTGGCAGCCTCAACATGGACAGTAGCGCTTCTGCACCGATTTCAAAGGCCTGCTCTTGCTCTTCCTCTTGCTCTCTGGAAAGTGCAGCTTCAAACGTATCTGAAACCTCTGTGTTCATGGTGGCCAGTTCCCCAGTGCCCTCCCCAGGCAGTGCAAGAAAAAACCACACCATATCCAAGCCCCGAGCAGATGCTGTAAAAGCAGACCTGGACTTGAGGCGACAGTCCTTTCCTTTCAAGAGAGCTAAAAGCCTGGGAAGCTTCTCCACCACTAGGGGGAGCTGTAAGAAGGCAGACTCTCAGAAGGACCCTGCGTTTTCGTGCGAGACCCTTCAGGAGGACTCACAGAACGAAACAGCCTGTGACGAGCCTATGAGGCGCCAGAGACCACTGTCCGCCATTGAGGTCTTCCAGCATGTGGACAGTCGAATTCCCAACTGCCCACCAACCTATGAGCAGGCCATTCTTTCTGGAGCCATGCCAGCACCGCCTCAGTACCGAAAAATGACAGTCTGCGAAGCCAGGAAGTCTCGGCCCATCTCCATGAACGATTGCATCCTGGACTCGTACCCTTCTGTCCAGTTAATGGACTTGGAATCAGCCGGACTCTCAGACGTCAGCGTGAATCAGCAGGGATCATTCAGACAGAGAGCCATGTCTGAGTCCGTAGCTCGCACCAGGATTGAAAAAGTGAGCCGTAGATGCAGCCAACCTGTGTTTGAGGAGTTTTCCTATGCAAAAGAGTCTTATGTGTAA
- the tagapb gene encoding T cell activation RhoGTPase activating protein b isoform X2, whose translation MKVLSTTTTTNKTLTGGGMDSVIELHLNGNKVSALPKELCKQEQNMENCSTNVEGTVGPKRGLFSFRLKRSATHTGLSTRSEIRKNQLFGQPLPTDGTLPKPIMELLVLLWRKGPSTEWVFRKPCNSKNLSTVRDQLDSGAEVDMDALPVALLVGLLKTFLRELPGSLLMAECYDEWMEALEKKDSEEKQNELRRMAAKLPEANGLVLQYLLCLLHQITQRSDSNNMHANNLAICIAPTLLQDKSQALDVNKVEKVTALTQFLIENCCELFGEKILTLLWDPEEELGDNSDSMSSHQHDSAYDSTDPDGDGESGEVLVMREVEEDGALGNSQVRIECTPVPSCSSDAIFQTFTKTINRRCSEPSIFPSAAIQSLRGLARSQDDCSSAREKFEDQPLKKQISDDSFLHPHSCHRPLNRKLAGSLNMDSSASAPISKACSCSSSCSLESAASNVSETSVFMVASSPVPSPGSARKNHTISKPRADAVKADLDLRRQSFPFKRAKSLGSFSTTRGSCKKADSQKDPAFSCETLQEDSQNETACDEPMRRQRPLSAIEVFQHVDSRIPNCPPTYEQAILSGAMPAPPQYRKMTVCEARKSRPISMNDCILDSYPSVQLMDLESAGLSDVSVNQQGSFRQRAMSESVARTRIEKVSRRCSQPVFEEFSYAKESYV comes from the exons ATGAAGGTCCtgagcaccaccaccaccact AATAAAACTCTAACTGGAGGTGGAATGGACTCTGTCATTGAGTTGCATCTTAAT GGCAACAAAGTGTCAGCGCTGCCAAAGGAGCTCTGCAAACAGGAGCAGAACATGGAGAACTGCAGCACCA ATGTTGAAGGCACTGTTGGGCCTAAAAGAGGTTTATTTTCCTTCAGACTGAAGCGGAGCGCCACTCACACTGGCCTCTCCACTCGCTCAGAGATCAGGAAAAACCAATTGTTCGGACAGCCACTGCCTACCGACGGCACCCTGCCCAAACCGATCATG GAGCTGCTGGtgctgctgtggaggaagggtcCATCCACTGAGTGGGTTTTCAGAAAACCCTGTAACAGTAAGAACCTCAGTACTGTCCGAGATCAGCTGGACTCCGGTGCTGAAGTGGACATGGATGCTCTGCCTGTGGCTCTTCTGGTGGGACTCTTAAAG ACTTTCCTGAGGGAGCTTCCAGGGAGTCTGCTGATGGCAGAGTGTTATGACGAGTGGATGGAGGCTCTGGAGAAAAAGGATTCAGAGGAGAAGCAGAATGAGCTGAGGAG AATGGCTGCAAAACTGCCTGAAGCCAATGGCCTTGTGCTGCAGTATCTGCTCTGTCTGCTCCACCAAATCACTCAGCGATCAGATAGTAACAATATGCACGCCAATAACCTAGCGATTTGCATTGCACCAACGCTTCTTCAGGACAAAAGCCAGGCCCTGGATGTCAACAAAGTGGAAAAG GTGACAGCCCTAACCCAGTTCCTTATTGAAAACTGCTGTGAACTCTTTGGAGAAAAGATCCTGACTCTGCTCTGGGACCCGGAGGAGGAGCTGGGAGATAACTCAG ACTCCATGTCGTCGCACCAACATGACTCAGCGTATGACAGCACAGACCCTGACGGAGACGGAGAGAGTGGAGAAGTACTGGTGATGcgggaggtggaggaggatggAGCTCTGGGAAACAGCCAGGTCAGGATCGAGTGTACCCCGGTTCCCTCCTGCTCCTCAGATGCCATTTTCCAGACGTTCACCAAAACCATCAACCGGCGCTGCTCTGAGCCCAGCATTTTCCCCTCAGCAGCTATCCAGAGCCTTCGGGGTCTGGCACGGAGTCAAGACGATTGTTCCTCAGCCAGAGAGAAGTTTGAAGATCAGCCGCTGAAGAAGCAAATCTCAGATGACTCCTTCCTACACCCACACAGTTGCCACAGGCCACTGAACCGGAAACTGGCTGGCAGCCTCAACATGGACAGTAGCGCTTCTGCACCGATTTCAAAGGCCTGCTCTTGCTCTTCCTCTTGCTCTCTGGAAAGTGCAGCTTCAAACGTATCTGAAACCTCTGTGTTCATGGTGGCCAGTTCCCCAGTGCCCTCCCCAGGCAGTGCAAGAAAAAACCACACCATATCCAAGCCCCGAGCAGATGCTGTAAAAGCAGACCTGGACTTGAGGCGACAGTCCTTTCCTTTCAAGAGAGCTAAAAGCCTGGGAAGCTTCTCCACCACTAGGGGGAGCTGTAAGAAGGCAGACTCTCAGAAGGACCCTGCGTTTTCGTGCGAGACCCTTCAGGAGGACTCACAGAACGAAACAGCCTGTGACGAGCCTATGAGGCGCCAGAGACCACTGTCCGCCATTGAGGTCTTCCAGCATGTGGACAGTCGAATTCCCAACTGCCCACCAACCTATGAGCAGGCCATTCTTTCTGGAGCCATGCCAGCACCGCCTCAGTACCGAAAAATGACAGTCTGCGAAGCCAGGAAGTCTCGGCCCATCTCCATGAACGATTGCATCCTGGACTCGTACCCTTCTGTCCAGTTAATGGACTTGGAATCAGCCGGACTCTCAGACGTCAGCGTGAATCAGCAGGGATCATTCAGACAGAGAGCCATGTCTGAGTCCGTAGCTCGCACCAGGATTGAAAAAGTGAGCCGTAGATGCAGCCAACCTGTGTTTGAGGAGTTTTCCTATGCAAAAGAGTCTTATGTGTAA